The following coding sequences lie in one Peribacillus frigoritolerans genomic window:
- a CDS encoding energy-coupling factor ABC transporter permease, with the protein MKRTNWKIIYFVILLLFVPKRALAMHIMEGFLPIEWAIFWWALTLPFLILGYRSIRSKVRENPETKMILGLSGAFVFILSALKIPSVTGSSSHPTGVGLGSILFGPLAMSVVGSIVLLFQAVLLAHGGLTTLGANAFSMAVCGPFIAYFVFKGATKLGWSFSLAVFLAAAFGDLGTYVVTSVQLALAFPSEVGGFMASFSKFAGIFALTQIPLAISEGLLTVVVMNFLKKYNLGELKLLRVLSKEAR; encoded by the coding sequence ATGAAAAGAACCAATTGGAAAATTATTTATTTTGTCATTTTACTGCTTTTTGTTCCAAAACGGGCATTGGCCATGCATATCATGGAGGGCTTTTTACCCATAGAATGGGCTATATTCTGGTGGGCCTTGACGCTTCCATTTTTAATCTTGGGTTACCGGTCCATTAGGTCCAAAGTAAGGGAAAACCCAGAAACAAAAATGATACTTGGCCTATCGGGCGCATTTGTATTTATTTTATCGGCCTTAAAAATCCCTTCCGTTACCGGAAGTTCTTCGCACCCTACCGGAGTTGGTTTGGGTTCCATATTATTCGGACCATTGGCCATGAGTGTCGTTGGCTCCATCGTTCTGTTATTTCAAGCTGTATTACTGGCTCACGGAGGATTGACGACATTAGGAGCCAATGCATTTTCCATGGCCGTTTGCGGACCGTTCATTGCTTACTTTGTCTTCAAGGGTGCAACTAAATTGGGGTGGTCTTTTTCACTTGCCGTTTTCTTGGCAGCTGCTTTTGGAGATTTAGGAACCTATGTGGTCACTTCCGTTCAACTTGCTCTTGCGTTTCCATCCGAGGTAGGAGGATTCATGGCCTCTTTCAGTAAATTTGCAGGGATTTTTGCCCTGACCCAAATTCCCTTGGCAATCAGTGAGGGGTTATTGACAGTCGTCGTGATGAATTTCTTGAAAAAATACAATCTAGGTGAATTGAAATTGCTGCGAGTTTTATCCAAGGAGGCCCGTTAA
- a CDS encoding (2Fe-2S) ferredoxin domain-containing protein → MTTWNLTGTNTHLLICNGSSCMKKGGEEVTQAIRDEIALKGLDLKIHTTRTRCNGRCKDACVVIAYPQGNWYRVETPDFGRQIVSNIDEGEFVPQMIYKFNDGEMTPNPDFPAHTGISKNKA, encoded by the coding sequence ATGACTACTTGGAATTTGACGGGTACAAATACGCATCTGTTGATTTGTAATGGGAGCAGCTGCATGAAAAAGGGCGGGGAAGAAGTAACCCAAGCGATTCGCGATGAAATTGCTTTAAAAGGACTGGATCTGAAAATCCATACAACCAGGACACGCTGTAACGGAAGATGTAAGGATGCCTGCGTTGTGATTGCCTATCCCCAAGGAAACTGGTATCGAGTGGAAACGCCTGATTTCGGTCGGCAGATCGTCAGTAATATCGATGAGGGTGAGTTTGTTCCACAGATGATCTATAAATTCAATGATGGCGAAATGACCCCTAATCCAGATTTTCCTGCTCATACGGGTATTTCAAAGAACAAAGCGTAA
- the cobJ gene encoding precorrin-3B C(17)-methyltransferase, whose product MSTNGKLFVVGFGPGNFEHITKRAVEALQESDYIIGYKTYVELIQGLLTNQTIISTGMTEEVSRAQEAVKQAELGKKVAVISSGDAGVYGMAGLVYEVLIEKGWKEETGVGIEVIPGISAINSCASLLGAPVMHDSCTISLSDHLTPWELIAKRVEAAAMADFVIALYNPRSGRRTRQIVETQKILLRYRSPDTPVGLVKSAYRDRQDVVITNLQDMLNHDIGMLTTVIIGNSSTFLYDDKIITPRGYQRKYTLNSEKQTLKPHQRLQKEAEPWALDQEALTESAGGVGLLTKAPEKKPASFEMAMEALSRVKGQTVKQSIQPIVQQKMESVFELAVSPGVANKQFTPKQMMTLAEVVGEKGTMEYTPNHKIVLKIPTTEPEVITGKLQSANFLLSPIGDVLTLKACDFCDGEKAESIPYADEIHRVLGGMKMPKELNIGFNGCGMACYSAVMDDIGIVFRKGKFDLFLGAKPVGRTAHPGQPVAEGIEPEQLVELITDIVGEYKQNAHPNERLFKYFKRSKKIQNFSYQDIAPKINIEPAPCED is encoded by the coding sequence ATGAGTACAAACGGTAAATTATTCGTCGTGGGCTTTGGGCCCGGGAATTTTGAACACATTACCAAACGTGCCGTCGAAGCCCTTCAAGAAAGTGACTACATCATTGGTTATAAAACTTATGTTGAACTCATTCAGGGACTGCTTACAAATCAAACGATCATTAGTACGGGGATGACTGAAGAGGTATCACGTGCACAGGAAGCAGTGAAACAAGCGGAGCTGGGAAAGAAAGTGGCGGTGATTTCCAGTGGGGATGCCGGAGTTTACGGGATGGCAGGGTTGGTTTATGAAGTATTGATTGAAAAAGGCTGGAAAGAAGAAACTGGAGTGGGCATTGAAGTCATTCCTGGCATTTCTGCAATCAACTCATGTGCGTCTTTACTTGGGGCACCAGTCATGCACGATTCGTGTACGATCAGCCTCAGTGATCATTTAACTCCTTGGGAACTGATCGCTAAAAGGGTTGAAGCAGCTGCAATGGCAGACTTTGTCATTGCACTTTATAATCCGCGAAGCGGCAGGCGGACCCGGCAAATTGTTGAAACTCAGAAAATTCTCCTTCGCTACCGCTCGCCGGATACACCTGTCGGGTTGGTGAAAAGTGCTTATCGCGATAGGCAGGATGTTGTTATAACCAATTTGCAGGATATGTTGAATCACGATATTGGAATGTTGACCACCGTCATTATCGGTAATTCATCCACCTTTTTATATGATGACAAAATCATCACACCAAGAGGCTATCAGAGAAAATATACTTTGAATTCGGAAAAGCAAACATTGAAGCCGCATCAGCGACTGCAAAAAGAAGCGGAACCGTGGGCATTAGATCAAGAAGCCTTAACCGAGTCCGCTGGAGGAGTTGGATTACTTACAAAAGCACCAGAAAAGAAGCCAGCTTCCTTTGAAATGGCAATGGAGGCCCTGTCAAGAGTCAAGGGTCAAACCGTTAAGCAATCCATTCAGCCGATTGTTCAGCAAAAAATGGAGTCGGTATTCGAACTTGCGGTTAGTCCAGGTGTGGCGAATAAACAATTCACTCCCAAACAAATGATGACACTTGCGGAAGTTGTCGGGGAAAAGGGAACGATGGAATACACGCCAAATCATAAAATCGTCTTAAAGATTCCGACAACGGAGCCGGAAGTCATTACGGGGAAATTGCAATCAGCAAACTTTCTTTTGTCGCCGATTGGAGATGTACTGACATTAAAAGCCTGTGATTTCTGTGATGGTGAAAAAGCGGAATCCATTCCTTATGCGGATGAAATACACCGGGTGCTTGGCGGAATGAAAATGCCCAAGGAACTGAACATCGGTTTTAATGGGTGTGGGATGGCTTGTTATAGTGCTGTGATGGATGATATCGGGATTGTCTTCCGAAAAGGGAAGTTCGACTTATTTCTTGGAGCTAAACCAGTTGGAAGAACAGCCCATCCGGGTCAGCCGGTTGCGGAAGGCATTGAACCGGAACAGCTTGTTGAACTGATCACCGACATTGTCGGGGAGTATAAGCAAAATGCCCATCCAAATGAGCGGCTTTTTAAATACTTCAAACGTTCGAAAAAGATACAGAATTTTTCTTATCAAGACATCGCTCCCAAAATAAACATAGAGCCTGCGCCTTGTGAAGACTAA
- a CDS encoding sirohydrochlorin chelatase: protein MKAVLFVGHGSRLASGNEEVRHFIENMIPAMNERFLVETCFLEFAAPNISKGIDNCVKRGATEVIVIPIILLHAGHSKLHIPAEIEDGKTKYPEVKFTYGQTIGVHHDVLTILTDRLEEAGFDTASEHSETAILLIGRGGSDADANSDIYKISRLLWEKLNVKWVETAFMGVTDPHVDEGIERCIRLGAKKIVMLPYFLFTGVLMERMEDMLKGYQEQYHDREFILAKYFGYHPTLQNILQERVIEASEGRSSGARDLENYRKHVEEHGHAHHHHHHDHDHDHDHDHDHHHDHDHDHHHDHDHDHDHHHDHDGQVVGTSK from the coding sequence ATGAAAGCAGTTTTGTTCGTAGGACACGGAAGCCGGTTGGCTTCGGGAAATGAAGAAGTCCGTCATTTTATTGAAAATATGATTCCGGCAATGAACGAGCGTTTCCTAGTGGAAACGTGCTTCTTGGAATTTGCGGCACCGAATATATCCAAAGGAATTGATAATTGTGTAAAACGAGGGGCTACTGAAGTTATCGTCATACCGATCATTTTGTTGCATGCAGGACATTCGAAATTACATATCCCAGCTGAAATAGAGGATGGGAAAACTAAGTATCCAGAAGTGAAATTCACATATGGCCAAACGATCGGGGTCCACCATGATGTATTGACGATCCTGACAGACCGTCTTGAGGAAGCGGGATTCGATACGGCCTCTGAACATTCTGAGACAGCGATATTGCTAATAGGCCGAGGTGGCAGTGATGCTGATGCAAATAGTGATATCTATAAAATTTCACGATTATTATGGGAAAAATTAAACGTTAAATGGGTCGAAACAGCCTTCATGGGTGTAACGGACCCGCACGTTGATGAAGGTATTGAACGATGCATCCGATTAGGGGCAAAAAAAATAGTGATGCTGCCATATTTCCTCTTCACTGGGGTGTTGATGGAAAGAATGGAGGATATGCTGAAAGGCTATCAAGAGCAATATCATGATCGAGAATTCATTTTGGCAAAGTATTTTGGATATCATCCAACATTACAGAACATTCTGCAAGAACGAGTAATTGAAGCCAGTGAAGGCAGGTCAAGCGGGGCGCGTGATTTGGAAAACTATCGTAAACATGTCGAGGAACATGGACATGCTCACCATCATCACCATCACGACCACGATCACGATCACGACCACGATCACGACCATCATCACGATCACGATCACGACCATCATCACGACCACGATCACGACCATGATCATCACCACGATCATGATGGGCAAGTGGTGGGGACATCAAAATGA
- the cobK gene encoding precorrin-6A reductase has protein sequence MILFLAGTSDARELAIEMQQVGFKVLATVVTESAAKSLQDSGISTRIGRLSAEDMTSLISAKGFQAVVDASHPFAEEASKNALNGAKAANVPYIRYERESQRFQNDKLIVVRDYEEAAKLAAAKRGVIMLTTGSKTLSVFAKELVGLENTRVIARMLPRMDNMEKCAQLGIEQKNIVAIQGPFSKELNKALYEQYGVTLMITKESGKVGAVDEKLEAALECGIETIMISRPDVDYQNVHSSFEHVIAELNNQLNEK, from the coding sequence ATGATTTTGTTCTTGGCGGGTACAAGTGATGCAAGGGAATTAGCGATTGAGATGCAGCAGGTGGGGTTCAAGGTTTTGGCAACTGTTGTAACCGAATCGGCGGCTAAGAGTTTGCAAGATTCTGGGATATCCACCCGGATTGGCCGATTATCTGCAGAAGATATGACATCTTTAATCTCTGCAAAAGGTTTTCAGGCTGTAGTCGATGCAAGTCACCCATTTGCCGAAGAAGCATCGAAAAACGCCCTTAACGGAGCAAAGGCAGCAAATGTTCCTTATATTCGTTATGAGCGTGAAAGTCAACGGTTTCAGAATGATAAATTGATAGTTGTCCGTGATTATGAGGAAGCTGCCAAGCTTGCCGCTGCAAAAAGGGGAGTCATCATGCTCACGACCGGAAGTAAAACACTATCCGTGTTCGCAAAAGAATTGGTAGGGCTCGAGAATACCAGAGTCATAGCGAGAATGCTGCCACGCATGGACAATATGGAAAAATGTGCACAGCTGGGCATCGAACAAAAAAATATCGTTGCGATTCAAGGGCCGTTTTCCAAAGAATTAAATAAAGCTCTATATGAACAATATGGGGTCACATTGATGATAACGAAAGAAAGCGGCAAGGTCGGTGCGGTTGATGAGAAATTGGAAGCCGCGTTGGAATGTGGAATTGAGACGATCATGATATCTCGACCGGATGTTGACTATCAGAATGTTCATTCCAGTTTTGAACATGTCATTGCCGAGTTGAATAATCAGTTAAATGAAAAATAG
- a CDS encoding precorrin-8X methylmutase, whose amino-acid sequence MDFKTDFKPLTVDPDKIYDYSFSIIAEEMGNHDFSEDEWKIVRRVIHASADFELGRSVIIHPNAIQAGVEAIRKGRHVIADVQMIESGTGKKRFQKHGGDVHCYISDPDVMVEAKRLNTTRAIISMQKAVKENEGGIYAIGNAPTALLELIRLIKEGIAKPDLIIGMPVGFVSAAESKEELAKITEVPFITNIGRKGGSTVTVAALNAISLLADS is encoded by the coding sequence ATGGATTTTAAAACGGATTTTAAACCACTAACGGTAGACCCTGACAAAATATATGATTATAGTTTTTCAATCATTGCTGAAGAAATGGGCAATCATGATTTTTCTGAAGATGAATGGAAGATCGTCCGCCGGGTCATTCATGCTTCAGCGGATTTTGAATTGGGAAGAAGTGTAATAATCCATCCAAATGCCATTCAAGCTGGTGTGGAAGCCATTCGCAAAGGCAGACATGTCATTGCGGATGTTCAAATGATCGAGAGCGGTACAGGCAAAAAACGATTTCAAAAACATGGCGGGGACGTTCATTGCTATATTTCGGATCCGGATGTGATGGTCGAGGCAAAACGTTTGAATACGACAAGGGCGATCATTTCGATGCAAAAAGCAGTAAAGGAAAATGAAGGGGGCATTTATGCGATTGGCAATGCACCTACCGCTTTACTAGAGCTCATTCGTCTTATTAAAGAAGGGATTGCAAAACCGGACTTAATCATTGGAATGCCTGTTGGATTTGTTTCTGCAGCAGAATCGAAAGAGGAACTGGCTAAGATCACAGAAGTGCCATTCATTACGAATATTGGCCGAAAAGGTGGAAGTACTGTCACTGTTGCAGCATTGAACGCGATTTCCCTTTTAGCTGATAGTTAA
- a CDS encoding cobalt-precorrin-5B (C(1))-methyltransferase, giving the protein MEKKVKKDPSQMRHGYTTGACSTAVTKAALTALITGDALEEATISLPIGRDATFTIEKYEISENAVSAETIKDAGDDPDATHLAHIISTVSWSDAPGIILDGGTGVGRVTKPGLPVPVGEAAINPVPRKMILTTVQQTLEEFKINRGVKVVISVPAGEEIAKKTLNGRLGIVGGISILGTRGTVVPFSSSAYMASIVQAISVAKASGCEHLVLTTGGRSEKYAMGLLQDLPEEAFIEMGDFVGFSLKQCKRQGIKKVSLVGMMGKFSKVAQGVMMVHSKSAPVDFGFLSEIAQSVGADDDLVLEIKNANTASQVGDMMSAINNFDFFNKLCESCCHSAINQVKGGIEMETAIYSLKGQLLGRAVGIESID; this is encoded by the coding sequence ATGGAAAAGAAAGTGAAAAAAGACCCCTCACAAATGCGTCATGGATATACGACGGGAGCATGTTCAACAGCTGTGACCAAAGCGGCATTGACCGCTTTGATCACGGGGGATGCACTAGAGGAGGCAACCATTTCCTTGCCAATCGGCCGAGATGCTACTTTCACTATTGAGAAATATGAAATATCGGAAAATGCGGTTAGTGCAGAAACGATTAAAGATGCCGGAGATGATCCCGATGCCACACATTTGGCCCATATTATCTCTACTGTCAGCTGGTCGGATGCACCTGGGATTATCTTGGATGGAGGGACCGGAGTTGGTCGTGTAACCAAACCCGGTCTTCCCGTTCCAGTTGGAGAGGCCGCGATTAATCCTGTACCGCGCAAAATGATTTTAACCACTGTGCAACAAACATTGGAAGAATTTAAGATCAATAGAGGAGTGAAGGTCGTCATCTCCGTGCCCGCAGGAGAAGAAATAGCGAAAAAAACATTAAATGGCCGCTTGGGGATTGTAGGAGGCATTTCCATTTTGGGAACAAGGGGCACTGTCGTCCCTTTTTCCAGTTCCGCCTATATGGCAAGTATCGTTCAGGCCATCAGTGTCGCCAAAGCGAGTGGGTGTGAACATCTTGTTTTAACGACTGGCGGGCGCAGTGAAAAGTATGCCATGGGTCTTCTCCAGGATTTACCTGAGGAAGCCTTTATAGAAATGGGTGACTTTGTAGGCTTCTCACTTAAGCAATGTAAGAGGCAGGGGATTAAAAAGGTATCACTGGTCGGCATGATGGGGAAATTCTCCAAAGTGGCCCAAGGTGTGATGATGGTGCATTCAAAAAGTGCCCCCGTCGACTTCGGCTTTCTATCGGAAATAGCCCAAAGCGTCGGAGCTGATGATGATCTTGTTCTTGAAATCAAGAATGCAAACACAGCGTCACAAGTCGGGGATATGATGTCAGCCATTAATAATTTTGACTTTTTTAATAAACTATGTGAATCCTGCTGTCACTCTGCCATTAACCAAGTGAAGGGCGGCATTGAAATGGAAACGGCGATTTATTCGTTGAAAGGACAATTACTGGGAAGGGCTGTTGGAATTGAGTCAATCGATTAA
- the cbiE gene encoding precorrin-6y C5,15-methyltransferase (decarboxylating) subunit CbiE: MSQSIKLIGIGDNGQESLLPQYAQWIEESEVLVGGERVLSFFPNYSGKKIVIKGGLKKVVEQLQDETRPTVVLASGDPMFYGMGGYLSSKINMEVYPYFSSIQLAFAKMGESWQDAFLVSIHGRSMKGLAQRIDGKAKVALLTDSENSPNQLAKYLLSFGMTEYRAFVAENLQGETEESGWYELDEMMEREFSPLNVVILKRKSEGPSWSLGIEDEEFSQRKPDKGLITKKEIRVLSLHALKLRKNSIVWDVGTCTGSMAIEAAKLASEGQIFAIEKNEPDLENCYQNQRKFRTDITAIHGKAPEGLENFPDPDAIFIGGTGGEMGELINTCCKRLKEGGRIVLNAATIENLYRANEAFAEAGFHTSIMHAQISRSKPILGMNRFVPLNPVYIITAQRKEDMNE; this comes from the coding sequence TTGAGTCAATCGATTAAATTAATCGGGATAGGGGATAACGGTCAGGAAAGCTTGCTGCCCCAATATGCCCAATGGATAGAAGAAAGTGAAGTGCTGGTCGGAGGTGAGCGGGTCTTATCGTTTTTCCCGAACTATTCTGGCAAGAAGATTGTCATAAAGGGCGGTTTGAAAAAGGTGGTGGAACAACTGCAGGATGAAACTCGTCCAACAGTGGTTTTAGCTTCCGGTGACCCAATGTTTTATGGAATGGGAGGCTATCTTTCCAGCAAAATCAACATGGAGGTTTACCCATATTTCAGTTCAATTCAGCTTGCTTTTGCAAAAATGGGGGAAAGCTGGCAAGATGCCTTCCTCGTTAGCATTCATGGCCGCAGTATGAAAGGGCTGGCACAAAGGATTGATGGGAAAGCGAAAGTTGCCTTGCTTACTGATAGTGAAAATAGCCCCAATCAACTGGCAAAATATCTCCTTTCATTCGGAATGACGGAATACCGGGCATTTGTGGCTGAAAATCTTCAAGGGGAAACCGAAGAATCTGGCTGGTATGAACTTGATGAAATGATGGAGCGGGAATTCTCCCCGTTGAATGTCGTCATTTTGAAAAGAAAATCAGAAGGTCCAAGCTGGTCCTTGGGGATAGAAGATGAAGAATTTTCGCAGCGAAAGCCGGACAAAGGCCTCATAACCAAAAAGGAAATTCGGGTATTAAGCCTGCATGCGTTGAAACTCAGAAAAAACAGCATAGTTTGGGATGTTGGGACGTGTACGGGCTCAATGGCAATTGAAGCTGCCAAGCTTGCATCCGAAGGTCAAATTTTCGCGATTGAAAAAAATGAGCCTGATTTAGAAAACTGTTATCAAAACCAACGTAAATTCCGTACCGATATAACGGCGATTCATGGTAAAGCCCCGGAGGGATTGGAAAATTTCCCTGATCCTGATGCGATCTTCATTGGCGGGACTGGCGGCGAAATGGGAGAGCTGATCAACACTTGCTGTAAACGGCTTAAAGAAGGCGGCAGGATCGTTCTTAATGCTGCGACGATTGAGAATCTTTACCGGGCTAATGAGGCATTTGCGGAAGCTGGTTTTCACACTTCCATCATGCATGCGCAAATCTCCAGAAGTAAGCCAATATTGGGAATGAACAGATTTGTACCTCTTAATCCGGTTTATATCATTACTGCACAACGAAAGGAAGACATGAATGAGTAA
- the cobI gene encoding precorrin-2 C(20)-methyltransferase, protein MSNLGTLYGLGVGPGDPELITVKAFRVIQESPVIAYPKKRKGSKSYAHRIVEVYIRPEEKDMLGLVFPMTKDQAILDREWNGTVEKVWQKLNEGKDVAFVTEGDPLLYSTFIHMMKLMQELHPEVEIKTVPGISSFNGSASRLGIALADGDDHVAIVPARDDYEAMKKAIEDHDAVVFIKVAKVIDLMITVLKDLDLLEKASVVTKVTSDEEVIWKVSELEGLELEYLTLMVVRK, encoded by the coding sequence ATGAGTAATCTTGGTACATTATATGGCCTTGGCGTGGGCCCTGGCGATCCAGAGCTAATTACAGTAAAGGCATTTCGCGTGATTCAGGAATCTCCGGTCATTGCGTATCCCAAAAAAAGAAAAGGGAGTAAAAGCTACGCCCATCGCATTGTTGAAGTTTACATTCGTCCTGAAGAAAAGGATATGCTGGGCCTTGTTTTTCCGATGACGAAAGATCAAGCCATTTTGGATCGGGAATGGAACGGAACGGTGGAAAAGGTTTGGCAAAAATTAAATGAAGGTAAAGATGTTGCTTTCGTTACGGAAGGCGATCCGCTTTTATATAGTACGTTCATACATATGATGAAATTGATGCAGGAGTTGCATCCCGAAGTCGAAATCAAGACAGTCCCGGGCATTTCTTCCTTTAATGGATCAGCGTCAAGGCTGGGCATCGCCTTGGCTGATGGTGATGATCATGTTGCAATAGTTCCTGCAAGGGATGATTATGAAGCGATGAAGAAGGCCATCGAAGATCATGATGCCGTGGTGTTCATCAAAGTGGCAAAGGTCATCGATTTAATGATTACCGTTTTAAAAGATTTGGACTTGCTTGAAAAGGCCTCGGTCGTAACCAAAGTCACTTCCGATGAGGAAGTGATTTGGAAAGTGAGTGAATTGGAAGGACTTGAACTAGAATACTTAACATTGATGGTGGTGAGAAAATGA
- the cobM gene encoding precorrin-4 C(11)-methyltransferase, with amino-acid sequence MKIYIVGAGPGDPDLITVKGLNILQTADVILYTDSLVNEELIAKAKPDAEVLKTAGMHLEEIVGIMVDRVKEGKMVARIHTGDPAMYGAIMEQIVLLKKEGIGYEVIPGVSSVFASAAAIGAELTIPDLTQTLILTRAEGRTPVPEFEKLRDLASHHCTIALFLSATLTKKIVKELQEAGWKDDTPVAVIQRATWPDQKIVRTTLVNLDDDMRQNGIRKHAMILAGWALDPDIHDKDEYRSKLYDASFTHGFRKGVKP; translated from the coding sequence ATGAAGATATATATTGTAGGTGCCGGCCCGGGTGACCCGGATTTGATTACTGTAAAAGGATTGAACATTCTCCAAACGGCTGATGTGATTTTATATACGGATTCATTAGTGAATGAAGAATTGATTGCTAAGGCAAAACCAGATGCCGAGGTGCTGAAAACGGCTGGAATGCATTTGGAAGAAATTGTTGGCATCATGGTTGATCGTGTTAAGGAAGGAAAGATGGTTGCCAGAATCCATACAGGGGATCCTGCCATGTACGGTGCAATCATGGAACAAATTGTCCTATTGAAGAAAGAGGGTATCGGTTATGAGGTGATTCCTGGCGTAAGTTCGGTGTTCGCCTCAGCAGCGGCAATAGGAGCAGAGCTGACCATCCCTGATTTAACCCAGACACTTATATTAACGAGGGCTGAAGGACGTACGCCTGTTCCGGAATTTGAGAAGTTACGTGATTTGGCAAGTCATCACTGTACGATTGCCCTTTTCTTGAGTGCGACCTTGACCAAAAAAATCGTTAAAGAACTTCAGGAAGCCGGTTGGAAGGATGATACACCGGTTGCAGTCATTCAACGGGCAACATGGCCGGACCAAAAAATCGTCCGCACCACGTTAGTGAACTTAGATGATGATATGCGTCAAAATGGCATCCGCAAGCATGCGATGATTTTGGCTGGATGGGCTTTGGACCCTGACATCCATGATAAAGATGAATACCGTTCCAAACTATATGATGCGAGTTTTACCCACGGTTTCAGAAAAGGTGTTAAACCATGA
- a CDS encoding cobalt-precorrin 5A hydrolase: MIIELKEAELAPIKRSHTYAIVAITKHGVELARKLHTVFSNSDLYYMSKFEKGDEEHKQIQLFSGSVRMLLPALFKEYKGIILIISLGAVVRMIAPILKDKKTDPGVVVIDDKGENVISVLSGHLGGANELTKEVAAALDARAIITTASDVQKTIPVDLFGQRFGWIWDSAEKLTPVSASVVNEEHVAVVQESGERNWWSYDTALPERIIIYPSIEEALQAKPQAALVVTHRMLKQSEKRILENGIVYRPKVIALGIGCNRGTAAAEIEQVIAETLADLSFSLKSVKAICTISLKKDELGLIEVVEKYGWEFVYYEPEELNQAKIEAPSDTVFKYTGAYGVSEPAVRIYTKAEQLELVKKKSGNVTISVGIIPF; this comes from the coding sequence ATGATCATTGAATTGAAAGAAGCGGAACTTGCTCCCATTAAACGGTCCCACACTTATGCGATCGTAGCGATTACAAAGCATGGTGTCGAGCTGGCACGAAAATTACATACTGTTTTTTCGAATTCCGATCTTTATTACATGAGCAAGTTTGAAAAAGGGGACGAAGAGCATAAACAGATCCAGCTTTTTTCGGGCAGTGTCCGTATGCTATTGCCAGCTTTATTCAAGGAATATAAGGGAATCATATTAATTATTTCACTCGGGGCAGTCGTGAGGATGATTGCACCAATTTTGAAGGATAAGAAAACGGATCCAGGTGTCGTTGTCATTGATGACAAAGGAGAAAATGTTATCAGTGTACTTTCAGGGCATCTGGGAGGGGCAAATGAACTGACTAAGGAAGTTGCTGCAGCCCTTGATGCAAGAGCTATAATCACCACGGCTTCGGATGTACAAAAAACGATTCCTGTCGACTTATTCGGCCAGCGCTTCGGCTGGATTTGGGATTCCGCAGAAAAATTGACTCCAGTAAGTGCGTCCGTTGTAAATGAAGAGCATGTTGCCGTTGTACAAGAATCAGGTGAACGGAACTGGTGGTCTTATGATACGGCATTACCTGAACGAATTATCATATACCCATCCATTGAAGAAGCGCTTCAAGCAAAGCCGCAAGCAGCTCTGGTCGTGACTCACCGCATGCTTAAGCAGTCGGAAAAGAGAATCCTGGAAAATGGAATCGTATATCGTCCAAAGGTCATTGCTCTTGGTATCGGGTGCAATAGGGGAACGGCGGCTGCTGAAATTGAGCAGGTGATTGCAGAAACACTAGCCGATTTATCATTTTCATTAAAAAGCGTTAAGGCGATCTGTACAATTTCCTTAAAGAAAGACGAACTTGGCTTGATTGAAGTAGTTGAAAAATATGGCTGGGAATTCGTGTATTATGAACCGGAAGAGCTTAATCAAGCCAAAATCGAAGCGCCTTCGGATACAGTATTTAAATACACGGGTGCATATGGTGTGAGTGAACCGGCTGTGAGGATTTATACTAAAGCCGAACAATTGGAGCTGGTTAAGAAAAAATCGGGGAACGTAACCATATCAGTTGGGATCATTCCTTTTTAA